A section of the Castanea sativa cultivar Marrone di Chiusa Pesio chromosome 12, ASM4071231v1 genome encodes:
- the LOC142619556 gene encoding acid beta-fructofuranosidase 1, vacuolar-like isoform X1, whose amino-acid sequence METNPSHTTTSHYEHSSYYSPLPDHSSQPSPRRPLKGFAVIFASMIFLMSLVTLIITQSPEPASLEKPEKDQPLSTKPTSFYNISTSPVVLPRGVAQGVSAKSNPSLSGHHGVSYNWTNAMFSWQRTAYHFQPQKNWMNDPDGPLYHMGWYHLFYQYNPDSAVWGNITWGHAVSRDLIHWLYLPFAMVPDQWYDINGVWTGSATILPDGKIVMLYTGDTVDAVQVQNLAYPANLSDPLLLDWVKYPDNPVLIPPIGIAIDEYRDPTTAWLGPDGMWRVTIGSKVNGAGVSLVYKTTNFTTYELLENYLHEVPGTGMWECVDFYPVAINGSTGLDTSVNGPGIKHLLKASLDDTKVDVYALGTYFVNNDTWVPDNPAEDVGLGLKYDYGRYYASKTFYDPKFERRVLWGWINETDTEYEDLAKGWASLQTIPRTVLFDNKTGTNILQWPVEEVESLRLNSTDFEGVVVKPGSVVELNIGTATQLDIFADFEIESLGLEETNEANGGCRGGAVDRSSLGPFGLLVIADETLSELTPIYFRPTNTSDGGLQTYFCADERRSSKANDVFNQVYGSQVPVLDDEKFSMRLLVDHSIVESFAQGGRTVITSRVYPTEAIYGAARLFLFNNATGVNVKATLKIWQLNSAFIHPFPLDQIDTVKPLQPF is encoded by the exons ATGGAGACCAATCCTTCCCATACAACCACCTCTCATTATGAACATTCCTCTTATTACTCTCCCTTACCGGACCACTCCTCTCAACCAAGTCCCCGGAGACCCTTAAAGGGTTTTGCTGTGATCTTTGCCTCCATGATTTTCCTCATGTCATTAGTGACATTAATCATTACCCAAAGCCCTGAACCAGCAAGCTTAGAAAAACCCGAAAAAGACCAACCATTGTCGACAAAACCTACGTCGTTTTACAACATTTCGACGAGCCCGGTGGTGCTGCCCAGAGGGGTAGCACAAGGAGTATCAGCCAAATCAAACCCGTCTCTTTCCGGCCATCATGGAGTTTCTTACAATTGGACAAATGCTATGTTTTCTTGGCAAAGAACTGCCTACCACTTTCAACCTCAAAAAAACTGGATGAATG ATCCTGATG GTCCATTGTATCACATGGGATGGTATCATCTATTTTACCAATACAATCCAGATTCAGCAGTGTGGGGCAACATCACATGGGGTCATGCCGTATCAAGGGACCTGATCCATTGGCTCTATCTCCCATTCGCAATGGTCCCTGATCAATGGTATGATATCAATGGTGTGTGGACCGGGTCCGCTACGATACTGCCAGATGGCAAAATCGTAATGCTCTACACTGGTGACACTGTTGATGCTGTGCAGGTGCAAAATCTTGCCTACCCTGCCAACCTATCTGATCCCCTTCTCTTGGATTGGGTCAAATACCCGGATAACCCGGTCTTGATCCCCCCAATTGGAATTGCAATAGATGAGTATCGGGACCCGACCACTGCATGGCTTGGACCCGATGGAATGTGGCGGGTCACAATCGGGTCTAAGGTCAATGGAGCGGGTGTTTCACTTGTATACAAAACCACAAACTTTACCACATATGAGTTATTGGAAAATTACTTGCATGAGGTCCCGGGTACGGGTATGTGGGAATGTGTGGACTTTTACCCGGTTGCAATTAATGGGTCAACGGGTTTGGATACTTCAGTAAATGGCCCAGGAATCAAACATCTATTGAAGGCAAGCTTGGATGATACAAAGGTTGATGTTTATGCACTTGGGAcctattttgtaaataatgataCATGGGTACCCGATAACCCGGCTGAGGATGTGGGTCTCGGGTTGAAATATGACTATGGGAGATACTATGCatcaaaaacattttatgaCCCGAAATTCGAGAGGCGGGTCCTGTGGGGTTGGATTAATGAAACTGATACTGAATATGAAGACTTGGCAAAGGGATGGGCATCTCTTCAG ACCATTCCAAGGACTGTGTTGTTTGACAATAAGACCGGAACCAATATACTTCAATGGCCTGTAGAAGAGGTGGAGAGCTTGAGACTGAATAGCACAGACTTTGAAGGTGTGGTAGTTAAACCTGGATCAGTAGTGGAGCTGAACATTGGCACAGCAACACAG TTAGACATATTCGCCGATTTTGAAATAGAATCATTAGGATTGGAGGAGACTAATGAAGCCAATGGAGGTTGTCGTGGTGGTGCCGTTGACAGAAGCAGTTTGGGACCATTTGGCCTTTTGGTTATTGCTGATGAAACACTTTCTGAACTAACCCCTATTTATTTCCGTCCTACCAATACAAGTGATGGTGGTCTGCAGACTTATTTCTGTGCTGATGAAAGAAG GTCATCAAAGGCAAATGATGTTTTCAACCAAGTTTATGGAAGCCAAGTTCCGGTGCTTGATGATGAAAAGTTTTCTATGAGACTACTG GTTGACCATTCAATTGTGGAAAGCTTTGCTCAAGGAGGGAGGACAGTGATCACATCAAGGGTTTATCCAACAGAAGCAATTTATGGGGCAGCaagattatttttgttcaataatgcAACTGGGGTGAATGTTAAGGCCACACTCAAGATATGGCAGCTGAATTCTGCTTTTATTCACCCTTTTCCCTTGGACCAGATAGATACAGTGAAACCATTGCAACCCTTTTGA
- the LOC142619556 gene encoding beta-fructofuranosidase, soluble isoenzyme I-like isoform X2, which translates to MTRMIALVWHGGLFISCIGFQGPLYHMGWYHLFYQYNPDSAVWGNITWGHAVSRDLIHWLYLPFAMVPDQWYDINGVWTGSATILPDGKIVMLYTGDTVDAVQVQNLAYPANLSDPLLLDWVKYPDNPVLIPPIGIAIDEYRDPTTAWLGPDGMWRVTIGSKVNGAGVSLVYKTTNFTTYELLENYLHEVPGTGMWECVDFYPVAINGSTGLDTSVNGPGIKHLLKASLDDTKVDVYALGTYFVNNDTWVPDNPAEDVGLGLKYDYGRYYASKTFYDPKFERRVLWGWINETDTEYEDLAKGWASLQTIPRTVLFDNKTGTNILQWPVEEVESLRLNSTDFEGVVVKPGSVVELNIGTATQLDIFADFEIESLGLEETNEANGGCRGGAVDRSSLGPFGLLVIADETLSELTPIYFRPTNTSDGGLQTYFCADERRSSKANDVFNQVYGSQVPVLDDEKFSMRLLVDHSIVESFAQGGRTVITSRVYPTEAIYGAARLFLFNNATGVNVKATLKIWQLNSAFIHPFPLDQIDTVKPLQPF; encoded by the exons ATGACAAGGATGATAGCTCTAGTCTGGCACGGTGGTTTATTCATTTCTTGCATAGGATTCCAAG GTCCATTGTATCACATGGGATGGTATCATCTATTTTACCAATACAATCCAGATTCAGCAGTGTGGGGCAACATCACATGGGGTCATGCCGTATCAAGGGACCTGATCCATTGGCTCTATCTCCCATTCGCAATGGTCCCTGATCAATGGTATGATATCAATGGTGTGTGGACCGGGTCCGCTACGATACTGCCAGATGGCAAAATCGTAATGCTCTACACTGGTGACACTGTTGATGCTGTGCAGGTGCAAAATCTTGCCTACCCTGCCAACCTATCTGATCCCCTTCTCTTGGATTGGGTCAAATACCCGGATAACCCGGTCTTGATCCCCCCAATTGGAATTGCAATAGATGAGTATCGGGACCCGACCACTGCATGGCTTGGACCCGATGGAATGTGGCGGGTCACAATCGGGTCTAAGGTCAATGGAGCGGGTGTTTCACTTGTATACAAAACCACAAACTTTACCACATATGAGTTATTGGAAAATTACTTGCATGAGGTCCCGGGTACGGGTATGTGGGAATGTGTGGACTTTTACCCGGTTGCAATTAATGGGTCAACGGGTTTGGATACTTCAGTAAATGGCCCAGGAATCAAACATCTATTGAAGGCAAGCTTGGATGATACAAAGGTTGATGTTTATGCACTTGGGAcctattttgtaaataatgataCATGGGTACCCGATAACCCGGCTGAGGATGTGGGTCTCGGGTTGAAATATGACTATGGGAGATACTATGCatcaaaaacattttatgaCCCGAAATTCGAGAGGCGGGTCCTGTGGGGTTGGATTAATGAAACTGATACTGAATATGAAGACTTGGCAAAGGGATGGGCATCTCTTCAG ACCATTCCAAGGACTGTGTTGTTTGACAATAAGACCGGAACCAATATACTTCAATGGCCTGTAGAAGAGGTGGAGAGCTTGAGACTGAATAGCACAGACTTTGAAGGTGTGGTAGTTAAACCTGGATCAGTAGTGGAGCTGAACATTGGCACAGCAACACAG TTAGACATATTCGCCGATTTTGAAATAGAATCATTAGGATTGGAGGAGACTAATGAAGCCAATGGAGGTTGTCGTGGTGGTGCCGTTGACAGAAGCAGTTTGGGACCATTTGGCCTTTTGGTTATTGCTGATGAAACACTTTCTGAACTAACCCCTATTTATTTCCGTCCTACCAATACAAGTGATGGTGGTCTGCAGACTTATTTCTGTGCTGATGAAAGAAG GTCATCAAAGGCAAATGATGTTTTCAACCAAGTTTATGGAAGCCAAGTTCCGGTGCTTGATGATGAAAAGTTTTCTATGAGACTACTG GTTGACCATTCAATTGTGGAAAGCTTTGCTCAAGGAGGGAGGACAGTGATCACATCAAGGGTTTATCCAACAGAAGCAATTTATGGGGCAGCaagattatttttgttcaataatgcAACTGGGGTGAATGTTAAGGCCACACTCAAGATATGGCAGCTGAATTCTGCTTTTATTCACCCTTTTCCCTTGGACCAGATAGATACAGTGAAACCATTGCAACCCTTTTGA